One Gimesia sp. genomic window carries:
- a CDS encoding DUF1559 domain-containing protein — MTTDPETTGPGSTDSEQSTPQKSGDWIARGISVLTLAGFMACLGVMLPFVIGYHLLFGWVAYLKRVLSTQTLVVSQLVWLILFLALIVVALHLLLKQGYHWSQRLQSAEPDVAPLNSWPKQWTCSVLLFLLILAGSGVAVAEIGRQVWSMTTGDERLVTAYNSYNAARRSASKNNLKQIGLALHNYHDVHDRLPPGGIFNQTGQPQHSWMTQILPFVDQAPLYNKVDFHQPWTAADNRDIFTTELDVYQIPGPRLNRKEPELPHGYQPAGYAANARVLNVNSGLNFKEIKDGLSNTLLAGEVNSQLKAWGDPTNFRDPALGINAHPRGFGGPFIGGANCLLGDGSARFINENIDPAVLKALATPNGGEDMSRFQEDW; from the coding sequence ATGACAACCGACCCGGAAACCACAGGACCCGGCTCCACGGACTCAGAGCAGTCGACTCCACAGAAATCGGGAGACTGGATTGCGCGGGGGATCAGCGTCTTGACGCTGGCGGGATTCATGGCCTGCCTGGGAGTTATGTTGCCTTTCGTGATCGGCTATCATCTCCTGTTCGGCTGGGTGGCCTATCTCAAACGCGTGTTGAGCACGCAGACCCTGGTCGTCTCACAACTGGTGTGGTTGATTCTCTTTCTGGCGTTGATCGTCGTGGCCCTGCATCTGCTGCTGAAACAGGGATATCACTGGTCACAACGACTGCAGTCGGCCGAGCCGGACGTCGCCCCCCTGAACTCCTGGCCTAAACAGTGGACCTGTTCGGTGCTACTGTTTCTGTTGATCCTGGCCGGGAGCGGAGTGGCCGTTGCCGAAATCGGCAGGCAGGTCTGGTCGATGACCACCGGCGATGAGCGGCTTGTGACAGCCTATAATTCTTATAATGCAGCCAGACGCAGTGCTTCCAAAAACAATCTCAAACAGATCGGCCTGGCGCTGCATAACTACCACGACGTCCATGATCGCCTGCCTCCCGGCGGAATTTTCAATCAGACCGGACAACCACAACACAGCTGGATGACGCAGATCCTGCCTTTTGTTGACCAGGCACCCCTGTATAACAAGGTCGATTTTCATCAACCCTGGACCGCTGCGGACAATCGTGACATCTTTACTACAGAACTGGATGTTTATCAGATTCCGGGTCCCCGCTTGAACAGGAAAGAACCGGAGCTCCCCCACGGATACCAGCCAGCCGGATACGCGGCGAACGCACGTGTCCTGAATGTGAACTCGGGGCTGAACTTCAAAGAGATCAAGGACGGTCTTTCCAACACACTGCTGGCGGGCGAAGTCAATTCACAGCTCAAAGCCTGGGGCGATCCGACCAACTTCCGCGATCCGGCACTGGGAATCAATGCTCACCCGCGCGGCTTTGGTGGTCCTTTCATCGGCGGTGCCAATTGCCTGCTGGGAGATGGTTCGGCCCGCTTCATTAATGAAAACATCGACCCGGCCGTGCTTAAAGCACTCGCGACACCCAACGGCGGCGAAGACATGAGCCGTTTTCAGGAGGACTGGTAA
- a CDS encoding DUF1559 domain-containing protein gives MENETKKSKGPTKTEIGVVFMIFLTLVFLGGMYFIFRFLIYLLLGWYPFLLRVQPQMTVSVPGIVTACLLLILLAVVIQVLGVQATKLGSSQTENSPAGPWRLRRTAVCLILLIVSFTGGLSVVGMAHRTREIMKDDKGSFLTSTKEFWNQYTFLLNQRRLGKSAERYSAENQDRHPTVIISSTGKPLHSWETQLLPYLDSTALFEKIDLSAPWNSQRNAEHFQTSIPNFLRSETPDEQRVDSNGFGLSHLALNSHIAAPDQVLNDQSVPDGLANTIMLGEISTRLPAWGEPLNARDPALGINRHPLGFGAPRRLRGGANMLFLDGSGKFINENIDPEILKALATPHGGEDVSAFLEGR, from the coding sequence ATGGAAAATGAAACAAAGAAATCGAAAGGACCAACAAAGACTGAGATCGGTGTTGTTTTCATGATCTTCCTGACTCTGGTTTTCCTGGGTGGGATGTATTTTATCTTCCGATTTCTGATCTACCTTCTCTTGGGCTGGTATCCCTTTTTGCTACGTGTCCAGCCGCAAATGACCGTTTCAGTGCCGGGAATCGTGACGGCGTGTCTGCTCCTGATTCTGTTGGCAGTTGTAATTCAGGTACTGGGGGTGCAGGCAACAAAACTGGGATCCTCACAAACTGAAAATTCCCCGGCAGGTCCCTGGCGGTTGCGCAGGACGGCTGTCTGTCTGATCTTGCTGATCGTCAGCTTCACGGGAGGACTGTCAGTGGTCGGTATGGCCCATCGGACACGGGAAATCATGAAGGATGACAAAGGATCCTTCTTAACAAGCACAAAAGAATTCTGGAACCAGTACACATTTCTCTTGAATCAACGCAGACTTGGAAAATCAGCAGAGCGATATTCTGCAGAGAATCAAGATCGGCATCCCACAGTAATCATCAGTTCGACGGGTAAACCGTTACACAGCTGGGAAACACAACTGTTGCCTTACCTGGACTCGACCGCTTTGTTCGAAAAGATCGATCTGAGTGCCCCCTGGAACTCGCAACGGAATGCAGAGCATTTCCAGACTTCGATCCCGAATTTTCTCAGGAGTGAAACCCCGGACGAACAGCGGGTCGACAGCAACGGGTTTGGACTCTCACATCTCGCGCTGAACAGTCACATTGCCGCGCCAGATCAGGTCCTCAATGATCAAAGCGTCCCGGATGGACTTGCGAATACAATTATGCTCGGTGAGATCAGCACCCGGCTGCCTGCCTGGGGAGAACCGCTGAATGCACGCGATCCCGCATTAGGAATCAACAGGCACCCGCTGGGATTCGGAGCACCGCGAAGGCTGAGAGGCGGAGCTAACATGCTGTTCCTGGATGGCAGCGGGAAATTCATCAATGAAAATATCGACCCCGAAATATTGAAAGCACTCGCGACGCCCCATGGGGGCGAAGATGTCAGCGCGTTCCTGGAGGGGAGGTAA
- a CDS encoding VCBS repeat-containing protein, translating into MTLDSYYSFRVDLPELMSAAENSPPPETNPEPNIPDRTGLTLLMLVAVILLPLATWFALPLVPPLGSLPELYTGGTSYPASPLHFDRSGSLQTASAEGSSKELPLITNVQILDFDGDGKNEILACDAGNNRVLLISIDNEGVQTTRTLIEDVAAPAHATAVDIDADGDLDLVISVLGNIQPDDGVVGKVELFEQTKNGFVRHVILDDVRRVADVQPGDFDQDGDLDLAVAVFGYNRGEVLWLENQGNFQFVDHLLHRAPGTIHVPVADFDGDGDLDIATIVSQEEEELVAFENLGQGKFKTRSLWMTPNMDLGSAGLIHADLDQDGDQDLILPAGDNLEDFDAYPQPYHGCYWFENTGDWKFKQHRISNLGGTYAGDVTDLDGDGDLDVVLVSMTNDWYTPGNASLVWLENDGQQNFKSWQIDSEPIHLVTVATGDLNQDGRPDIAAGALNMRKPFDRIGQVSAWLQRAEGGR; encoded by the coding sequence GTGACATTAGACTCATATTATTCCTTCCGCGTTGACCTGCCCGAGCTTATGTCTGCAGCCGAGAACAGCCCACCCCCCGAGACGAACCCGGAGCCGAACATTCCGGACCGCACTGGTTTGACGCTGCTGATGCTGGTGGCCGTCATTCTGCTGCCGCTGGCGACCTGGTTTGCCTTGCCTCTGGTTCCACCGCTGGGGAGTCTGCCCGAGCTCTACACGGGAGGCACTTCGTATCCGGCGTCCCCCCTACACTTTGATCGCAGCGGGAGTCTGCAGACTGCGAGTGCGGAGGGCTCATCAAAAGAGCTGCCTCTGATTACCAACGTGCAGATTCTTGATTTTGACGGCGATGGAAAAAACGAGATTCTCGCCTGTGATGCCGGCAATAACCGAGTGCTGCTGATCTCGATAGATAATGAGGGAGTCCAGACGACCCGCACGCTGATTGAGGATGTGGCTGCGCCCGCGCATGCGACTGCCGTGGATATTGACGCCGACGGCGATCTGGATCTGGTGATTTCGGTGCTGGGGAACATTCAGCCCGATGATGGAGTCGTGGGCAAAGTCGAGCTGTTTGAACAGACGAAAAACGGTTTTGTCAGACATGTGATTCTGGATGACGTCCGCCGCGTCGCCGATGTGCAGCCTGGTGACTTCGACCAGGATGGCGACCTCGACCTCGCGGTGGCTGTCTTCGGCTACAACCGCGGTGAAGTCCTCTGGCTGGAGAACCAGGGCAACTTTCAGTTTGTGGATCACCTGCTGCATCGGGCGCCGGGTACGATTCATGTTCCCGTGGCGGACTTTGACGGGGACGGCGATCTGGATATCGCGACGATCGTCTCGCAGGAAGAAGAAGAGCTCGTGGCCTTTGAAAATCTGGGGCAGGGAAAATTCAAAACCCGGTCCCTGTGGATGACGCCTAATATGGACCTCGGCAGTGCGGGTCTGATTCACGCCGACCTCGACCAGGATGGCGATCAGGATCTGATTCTCCCCGCGGGCGACAACCTCGAAGACTTCGATGCGTACCCGCAGCCTTACCACGGATGTTACTGGTTTGAGAACACGGGCGACTGGAAGTTTAAGCAGCACCGCATCTCGAATCTGGGAGGTACGTATGCCGGGGATGTGACCGACCTGGACGGCGACGGCGATCTGGATGTCGTGCTGGTGAGCATGACGAACGACTGGTACACGCCGGGGAATGCGAGCCTGGTCTGGCTGGAAAATGATGGTCAGCAGAACTTCAAAAGCTGGCAGATCGACAGTGAGCCGATCCATCTCGTCACGGTTGCGACGGGTGACCTGAACCAGGACGGCCGGCCCGACATCGCCGCTGGTGCGTTGAATATGCGGAAACCCTTTGATCGCATCGGACAGGTTTCGGCCTGGCTGCAACGTGCGGAAGGGGGTCGCTGA
- a CDS encoding tetratricopeptide repeat protein, translating into MLFRALMLLLIVEGTWCGYLFYQRAARPEPVLPEARLMDTLFVEDVEPLVTQVQKDNAPYDWMQLGEALLGQGYYSHAALCFEQVARLMPASRLAESRIAYCLERTGRTSESTDKYLSLLETAEEGREGDRERMQIRYEIGRNYLREEQTDKAEAMFRENLGFLPARYQLAKLLIRSDRIEEALPLIQESLQRVPQSLKFRELELQAYRRQGDMDAVNRSALALARAQHSVPLHPGSDFIEPYRMQYGIDRRVEEFNQRISGGTLDELAGELEQLIALLDNRPTTHYPIFLMRLAEVNLQRKRPEQIGKTIQQLNDLQIHNAETLLYQAQSLGMQDEWDQAAELAQRAALLTKDPALHQQIAVILEQAGQVEPSTAARARALRLKGMLAYRENQLAEAEALLDQSLSLNPADAQAWYDRGLIRLALGNLEAARADFQACLEREPRHGRAQRQLTPAKDK; encoded by the coding sequence ATGTTATTTCGCGCGTTGATGCTGTTATTGATCGTTGAAGGCACCTGGTGCGGATATCTGTTCTACCAGCGGGCTGCACGACCGGAACCGGTATTGCCCGAAGCGCGGCTGATGGACACTTTGTTTGTAGAGGATGTCGAACCGCTGGTCACGCAGGTTCAGAAAGACAATGCGCCTTACGACTGGATGCAGTTGGGTGAGGCACTGCTGGGCCAGGGATATTACAGTCATGCGGCACTCTGTTTTGAACAGGTTGCCCGGCTGATGCCCGCGAGTCGACTGGCTGAGAGCCGCATCGCATATTGCCTGGAACGGACCGGGCGCACCTCCGAGAGCACCGACAAGTATCTGAGTCTGCTGGAGACCGCAGAAGAAGGACGCGAAGGAGACCGCGAGCGGATGCAGATCCGCTATGAAATCGGTCGCAATTATCTGCGCGAGGAACAGACCGACAAAGCGGAAGCCATGTTCCGTGAGAATCTTGGTTTCCTGCCGGCCCGCTATCAACTGGCCAAACTGTTGATCCGCTCGGACCGCATTGAGGAAGCACTGCCTTTGATTCAGGAATCGTTACAGCGGGTTCCCCAGTCACTCAAATTCCGGGAACTGGAACTGCAGGCATATCGCAGACAAGGTGACATGGACGCGGTCAACCGGAGTGCCCTTGCCCTGGCGCGGGCTCAGCACTCGGTCCCGTTGCATCCGGGTTCCGATTTCATCGAGCCCTATCGAATGCAGTATGGCATCGATCGGCGGGTGGAAGAGTTCAATCAGCGGATTTCGGGAGGCACACTGGATGAGCTGGCGGGCGAACTGGAGCAGCTGATCGCGCTGCTCGATAACCGCCCCACGACCCATTATCCGATCTTCCTGATGCGGCTGGCGGAAGTGAATCTGCAGCGAAAACGTCCCGAGCAGATCGGCAAGACGATTCAGCAGTTGAACGATTTGCAGATCCACAACGCCGAGACCCTGCTCTACCAGGCGCAGTCTCTGGGGATGCAGGACGAGTGGGATCAGGCTGCTGAGCTGGCTCAGCGGGCGGCGCTGCTCACGAAAGATCCGGCCCTGCATCAGCAGATTGCAGTCATCCTGGAACAGGCGGGTCAGGTGGAGCCAAGTACGGCGGCTCGCGCACGGGCCTTGCGGCTCAAGGGGATGCTGGCTTACCGCGAGAATCAGCTCGCAGAGGCGGAAGCCCTGCTCGATCAGTCACTCTCCCTGAACCCCGCAGATGCCCAGGCATGGTATGACCGAGGGCTGATTCGGCTCGCTCTGGGGAACCTGGAAGCCGCCCGGGCTGATTTTCAGGCCTGCCTGGAACGGGAGCCCCGACACGGTCGTGCGCAGCGTCAACTGACGCCGGCCAAGGACAAATAA
- a CDS encoding DUF1559 domain-containing protein — protein sequence MKRNSSVICGVRWRGFTLIELLVVIAIIAILIALLLPAVQQAREAARRSTCKNNLKQMGVAFHNYHDTHRTFPPGWIDGDQTVGDASEAANKNGLGWGTMILPFMDQTPLYNQIGTETNGFTMNWHIGYTGSTSIPSAKTIIPAYNCPSDPMGGINIDKGSFGKSNYGTERLLMGVNKKLQIRDFRDGTTNTILVGEVTTQDETGTTGSCGGAACDQFMGKLWIGARTASWGWERGLQAEDVYFIGYNAPDDFINGGARDPADRFALSSPHVGGVHIMLADGSVRFLSENIDVNTYEWLNDESDGNVLGEF from the coding sequence ATGAAGAGGAACAGTAGTGTGATCTGCGGCGTTCGCTGGCGTGGATTCACCTTGATCGAACTTCTGGTTGTTATCGCCATCATTGCTATCTTAATTGCCCTTTTGCTGCCAGCCGTACAACAGGCGCGCGAAGCTGCCCGCCGCAGTACCTGTAAAAATAACCTGAAGCAGATGGGCGTTGCCTTTCACAATTATCACGACACACACCGGACCTTCCCTCCCGGCTGGATCGACGGTGATCAGACTGTTGGTGACGCTTCCGAAGCTGCCAACAAGAATGGTCTGGGTTGGGGCACGATGATTCTGCCCTTCATGGATCAGACTCCGCTCTACAACCAGATCGGTACTGAGACCAATGGCTTCACCATGAACTGGCACATCGGCTATACCGGTTCGACATCTATCCCGTCCGCCAAAACCATTATTCCCGCGTATAACTGCCCGTCCGATCCGATGGGTGGCATCAATATCGACAAGGGAAGCTTTGGAAAATCCAACTATGGAACCGAGCGTCTGCTGATGGGCGTCAACAAGAAGCTACAGATCCGAGACTTCCGTGACGGAACCACCAACACGATTCTCGTCGGCGAAGTGACCACGCAGGACGAAACCGGAACGACCGGCAGCTGTGGTGGCGCCGCCTGTGATCAATTTATGGGCAAACTCTGGATCGGTGCCCGGACCGCCTCCTGGGGCTGGGAACGGGGTCTGCAGGCCGAAGACGTCTACTTCATCGGCTACAACGCACCGGATGACTTCATTAACGGTGGTGCCCGCGACCCTGCCGACCGGTTCGCTCTGTCGAGCCCTCACGTAGGCGGCGTACATATCATGCTGGCCGACGGCTCGGTTCGCTTCCTGTCGGAAAATATCGACGTCAACACCTACGAATGGTTGAACGACGAAAGTGACGGAAACGTGCTGGGCGAGTTCTAA
- a CDS encoding carboxypeptidase-like regulatory domain-containing protein has product MTKHTLLLMFGLTLSLLLTACGGAPDDQPELGTVSGVVTMDGKPLPNANVRFYPDAGRASAAKTDDSGHYELVYIRDEMGAIPGKHSVKISTLDEANDPFGDQGSETVPDKYNKKTTLEATVEPGENTINFDLESK; this is encoded by the coding sequence ATGACAAAACACACGCTGCTGCTGATGTTTGGTTTGACGCTTTCCCTGTTGTTGACCGCCTGTGGTGGTGCCCCCGATGACCAGCCCGAGCTGGGTACGGTTTCGGGTGTAGTAACCATGGATGGCAAACCGCTGCCCAATGCGAATGTGCGGTTCTACCCGGACGCGGGACGTGCGTCTGCTGCCAAAACGGATGACTCGGGTCATTACGAACTGGTTTACATTCGCGACGAAATGGGGGCGATCCCCGGCAAACACAGTGTCAAGATTTCAACCCTCGACGAAGCCAACGATCCGTTCGGCGACCAGGGTAGCGAAACCGTTCCTGATAAATACAACAAAAAAACCACCCTGGAAGCCACCGTTGAACCCGGCGAGAACACGATCAACTTCGACCTGGAATCGAAGTAA
- a CDS encoding right-handed parallel beta-helix repeat-containing protein, producing the protein MRSLTMPTLLLFSLLVSATSSRAQNNQPFPMVTTGQSIQAALDAQPGRMLFLPAGDYEISEKLVIRSDGSGLFGPGRIIQTNPAAPFIEVEHRKGVQFRDLVLTRPEDKQTTAIEAINVRDCQDLVLDNVTVLNHRTRSGVFYLLNCRNATIRNCTITNYMRIAVDDRTASPDWGYAFHCIDGTGIVVNASTGTLIQGNRITETELLPTPEVQQQHQLGQFVKKNETKGTLTSQETWERESVKNWHQGSAIIVTSPTASDRTQILGNTIENGAQGIDLHSDHVIVAQNIVSNCFVGMKAMHGSRNVVIIGNQFIKNDLWSIGLMPGAASHDARQESPSESAHVDNGDGGSIIANNIISQFGFGNAHWIWGSQGNPILLDEGQKPDNPPLADVIIQGNIVQNSGRFHPDKTEQGPRYVYAIRIARKATGIHLSNNIFDPGREGISNVELEP; encoded by the coding sequence ATGCGCTCACTCACCATGCCCACGCTTCTTCTCTTCAGCCTCCTCGTCTCTGCCACCTCCAGCCGGGCACAAAACAACCAGCCCTTTCCAATGGTCACCACCGGACAATCGATTCAGGCGGCCCTCGATGCCCAGCCGGGGCGGATGCTTTTCCTCCCTGCCGGCGATTATGAGATCTCGGAAAAACTGGTCATCCGCAGTGATGGCAGCGGCCTGTTTGGTCCGGGACGCATTATTCAGACGAACCCCGCAGCCCCGTTCATCGAAGTCGAACATCGAAAGGGCGTCCAGTTTCGCGACCTCGTTCTCACTCGACCGGAGGACAAACAGACGACCGCCATCGAAGCCATCAACGTCCGCGACTGTCAGGATCTGGTACTCGATAATGTCACAGTCCTGAATCATCGCACCCGTTCCGGCGTCTTCTATCTGCTCAACTGTCGCAACGCCACCATTCGCAACTGCACGATCACCAACTACATGCGGATCGCCGTCGACGACCGCACCGCGTCCCCCGACTGGGGCTACGCCTTTCACTGCATCGACGGTACTGGCATCGTCGTCAACGCCAGCACAGGCACCCTGATCCAGGGAAACCGCATCACCGAAACCGAACTGCTGCCCACGCCCGAAGTCCAGCAGCAACACCAGCTCGGCCAGTTCGTCAAAAAGAACGAGACCAAAGGGACACTCACCAGCCAGGAAACCTGGGAGCGGGAATCGGTCAAAAACTGGCACCAGGGATCGGCCATCATCGTCACTTCGCCCACCGCCAGCGATCGTACTCAGATCCTGGGGAATACAATCGAAAACGGCGCGCAGGGCATCGACCTGCATTCCGACCATGTCATCGTCGCCCAGAATATCGTCTCCAACTGCTTCGTGGGAATGAAAGCGATGCACGGCTCCCGCAATGTGGTCATCATCGGCAACCAGTTCATCAAAAACGATCTCTGGAGTATCGGCCTGATGCCAGGCGCCGCCTCTCATGATGCCCGTCAGGAATCACCTTCAGAGTCGGCCCACGTCGATAACGGCGACGGTGGTTCGATCATCGCGAACAATATTATCTCCCAGTTCGGCTTCGGCAACGCCCACTGGATCTGGGGCAGTCAGGGCAATCCGATTCTGCTCGACGAAGGTCAAAAACCAGACAACCCGCCATTGGCCGACGTGATCATCCAGGGGAACATCGTCCAGAATTCCGGTCGCTTCCACCCGGACAAAACAGAGCAGGGACCGCGCTACGTTTACGCCATCCGCATCGCCCGCAAAGCGACCGGCATTCATCTCTCGAACAACATCTTCGACCCGGGCCGCGAAGGCATCAGTAATGTGGAGCTGGAACCATAG
- a CDS encoding carboxypeptidase regulatory-like domain-containing protein, translated as MVHSTLLSRCTFNRSQNRALRFLCSLLLLSTLLTPVVLHAAEPAEETELTIKGTVVDAQDKPVADAKVLIDFSAQSFPDNSNIETQTDARGRFTFKGKSARLRGQTIQVSGPDQQMAHFRLPWQTIEEDPSLDKLRLQLKPPRRLVLEVVDGDGKPLPGATTALLANYRGWGSQQTDQTGKATYLIPQDLDIQTIFAFSDGHGLDYRSYELSREQYNDQQAKRPEVPDHPIRLTLDGTQPLSIKVVDTAGKPLPGVNVAPWYLKKEGQPRDVNLSFFYKLIQAETDQSGTVNFDWIPHWQQTPITMWPREKGYAHLRTMYDPEKDKGKLTMRLQKLVPLSGKVSLPDGSPAAGIPISASGEGYMIDSFRGTTTTDDQGHYTIEAAPNMVYLVTAGNEKWAAEPQTGFALQPDQPRTSLDFKLRPATRLFGRVTTGKDNQPVEGQTIYSYQYGQAAHNMKDVDLPNPEKSRKSVRPMIVRRTTTDKNGDFELFVGSGKFDLRGPSQNKIEKFDITTETEKEFNFHTVRPEKGILNGTVVAGNPAQPVPDASISGIYRHGLAGRDMQATTNKAGKFEVERELHKVVIYARKKDKTLTGVVEIGPDDKTVTIPLQPSGSAFGTLIDGASGEPLKGRELQYGVRVYLGKDRFSAFRTAYGGKVTTDDVGRFELKDLVVGQKYNLSLVIRRDKNPANISWRTAGEVKVKDSQPVDLGEVEVQPPPKPYVPPTLDERIASAFGVKGTPLERYQKSERLGGLTSQYPMLLFGDPQSKAVKELMQLRYEVKDVRKELYPFLVMAVSDTGEKRAAAQALADKWNLKLDPQQFELLVTDTHGKQLARITQSELTVDGKVSKEKLLKFLKANQYPTRDANELLETALKQAKEQNKRVIVQETATWCGPCRLLSLYLDRERKIWERDYIWIKLDHRWTGSSEIMKKIRAGAQGGIPWWAILDADGKILATCNNDEEDGQNIGFPSSISGREHYQKMLEKTAIRLNSMEINELVEALKKKDD; from the coding sequence ATGGTCCATTCAACGCTGCTCAGTCGTTGCACATTCAATCGTTCACAAAATCGCGCCCTCAGATTCCTCTGCTCCCTGTTGCTGTTATCAACACTGCTGACACCAGTCGTGTTACACGCCGCGGAGCCCGCTGAAGAGACCGAACTGACCATTAAGGGCACCGTCGTTGATGCACAGGACAAGCCCGTCGCCGACGCTAAGGTCTTGATCGATTTCTCAGCCCAGAGCTTTCCCGACAACTCCAATATTGAGACGCAGACCGACGCCCGGGGCCGGTTCACCTTCAAAGGCAAGTCCGCTCGCTTGCGCGGTCAGACCATCCAGGTAAGCGGCCCCGATCAGCAGATGGCACATTTTCGTCTCCCCTGGCAGACCATCGAAGAGGATCCCTCTCTCGACAAGCTGCGCCTGCAACTCAAACCGCCGCGGCGTCTGGTCCTGGAAGTGGTGGATGGTGACGGAAAACCCCTGCCCGGAGCTACGACAGCCCTGCTCGCGAATTACCGGGGCTGGGGTTCGCAACAGACCGATCAGACCGGTAAAGCAACCTACCTTATTCCTCAGGATCTCGATATTCAAACCATCTTCGCCTTCAGCGACGGGCACGGTCTCGACTACCGGTCTTATGAACTCTCGCGCGAACAATACAACGATCAGCAGGCTAAACGGCCGGAGGTCCCCGACCATCCCATTCGCCTGACCCTGGATGGCACACAGCCACTGTCAATCAAAGTCGTCGACACCGCCGGTAAGCCGCTGCCCGGCGTCAACGTCGCTCCCTGGTATCTCAAAAAAGAAGGTCAGCCCCGCGATGTCAATCTCTCGTTTTTCTATAAACTGATTCAGGCGGAAACCGATCAGTCAGGCACGGTCAACTTCGACTGGATCCCGCACTGGCAACAGACACCCATTACCATGTGGCCCCGCGAGAAGGGATACGCACACCTCCGCACCATGTATGACCCGGAGAAAGACAAAGGCAAGCTGACCATGCGCCTGCAGAAACTTGTCCCCCTCTCGGGCAAGGTCTCCCTTCCCGATGGATCCCCGGCGGCAGGCATTCCGATTTCTGCATCCGGAGAAGGCTATATGATCGATTCCTTCCGCGGCACGACAACCACCGATGACCAGGGACACTATACCATTGAAGCTGCCCCCAACATGGTTTACCTCGTGACCGCCGGAAATGAGAAATGGGCCGCAGAACCCCAAACCGGCTTCGCCCTCCAGCCGGACCAGCCCCGTACCAGTCTCGATTTTAAGCTCCGCCCCGCCACCCGTCTCTTTGGTCGCGTCACGACCGGCAAAGACAATCAGCCGGTCGAGGGACAGACGATCTACTCCTACCAGTACGGTCAGGCCGCCCACAATATGAAAGACGTCGATCTGCCGAACCCGGAGAAGAGCCGGAAATCGGTGCGCCCCATGATCGTTCGGCGCACGACGACCGATAAAAACGGCGACTTCGAACTGTTCGTAGGCTCCGGCAAGTTCGATCTGCGCGGCCCGTCACAAAACAAGATCGAGAAGTTTGATATAACCACAGAGACCGAAAAAGAATTCAATTTCCATACCGTCCGTCCGGAGAAAGGCATCCTGAACGGCACAGTCGTTGCAGGCAATCCAGCCCAGCCCGTACCCGATGCTTCGATCTCCGGCATTTATCGCCACGGTCTCGCAGGTCGTGACATGCAGGCCACGACCAACAAAGCAGGGAAGTTCGAAGTCGAACGTGAACTCCACAAGGTGGTCATCTATGCCCGCAAAAAAGATAAAACGCTCACAGGCGTCGTGGAGATCGGACCGGACGACAAAACCGTGACCATCCCCCTCCAACCCTCAGGATCAGCCTTCGGCACTCTGATTGATGGCGCCAGTGGGGAACCCTTGAAAGGCCGCGAACTTCAATACGGCGTCAGAGTCTATCTGGGCAAAGATCGTTTCTCTGCCTTCCGAACCGCGTATGGGGGCAAAGTGACCACCGATGATGTGGGACGCTTTGAGCTAAAGGACCTGGTCGTCGGGCAGAAGTACAATCTCTCGCTGGTCATCCGCCGGGACAAGAATCCCGCCAATATCTCCTGGCGTACCGCCGGTGAAGTGAAGGTGAAAGACAGCCAGCCGGTCGACCTGGGTGAAGTCGAAGTCCAACCGCCACCCAAACCGTATGTCCCACCCACGCTCGACGAACGCATCGCTTCCGCGTTCGGCGTCAAAGGCACGCCCCTCGAACGTTATCAAAAAAGCGAACGCCTGGGCGGCCTCACCAGTCAGTATCCCATGTTGCTCTTCGGCGATCCCCAATCGAAAGCCGTCAAAGAATTGATGCAGCTTCGCTACGAAGTCAAGGACGTTCGCAAAGAGCTCTATCCCTTCCTCGTGATGGCCGTGAGTGACACGGGCGAAAAACGCGCAGCCGCCCAGGCCCTCGCCGACAAATGGAACCTCAAACTCGATCCGCAACAGTTCGAACTGCTGGTCACAGACACGCACGGCAAACAGTTGGCCCGCATCACGCAGTCAGAGCTCACTGTCGACGGCAAAGTCAGTAAAGAGAAGCTGCTCAAGTTTCTCAAAGCCAATCAGTACCCGACCCGCGATGCGAACGAGTTACTCGAAACCGCGCTCAAGCAGGCGAAGGAACAGAACAAACGCGTCATCGTGCAGGAGACCGCCACCTGGTGCGGACCCTGTCGTCTGCTTTCCCTCTACCTGGACCGCGAACGCAAAATCTGGGAGCGCGACTATATCTGGATCAAGCTGGATCACCGCTGGACCGGCTCCAGTGAAATCATGAAGAAAATCCGGGCCGGCGCACAAGGCGGAATTCCCTGGTGGGCGATTCTGGATGCCGACGGCAAAATCCTGGCGACCTGTAATAACGACGAAGAGGACGGCCAGAACATCGGCTTCCCCAGCTCAATCAGCGGCAGGGAACACTACCAGAAAATGCTGGAGAAAACCGCAATCCGCCTCAACAGCATGGAAATCAACGAACTCGTCGAAGCCCTGAAAAAGAAAGACGACTGA